AGGTCATGTCGAGCCAGTGCATGTTTCACACCTCGCTGCAGATCGAGCGCGACCTGGGCCTGGACCTGTGGGCACACGACTGTCCCACGGTGGACGGCATCGGGCTGGCCGTGCCGCATCCCGAGCAGAAGGGCGCCAAGGCCATCGATTGGAGCGCGCGGCTGAATTCGAGCGCGCAGTCGGTCGACCAGCGCGTGAAGATCCCGGTCTGGATGGACCTGTTCCGGAAGAGGGGCGGCGAACTCGTCTTCAAGGACGCGGGCATCGACGAACTCGAGGCTTGCACCCTGAGCCACGATCTCACGCTCGTCGCCAGCGGCAAGGGCGAGATCTCGAAGCTCTTCGAGCGCGATGCCCACAAGTCCAGTTTCGACAAGCCGCAGCGCGCATTGGCGCTGACCTACGTGAAGGGGATGAAGCCGCGCGAGCCGTTCTCTGCCGTGTGCTTCAACCTCATTCCCGGCGTGGGTGAATACTTCGTGTTCCCGGCGCTGACCACGACGGGCCCCTGCGAGATCATGGTGTTCGAAGGCGTGCCCGGCGGGCCGATGGATTGCTGGGCCGACGTGAAGACGCCGCAGGAGCACCTCGCGCGCAGCAAGTGGATCCTCGAGACCTTCCTGCCCTGGGAGGCCGAGCGCTGCGCCAGCATCGAGCTGACCGACGACAACGGCATCCTCGCGGGCCGCTTCGCGCCGACGGTGCGCAAGCCCGTGGCCACCTTGCCTTCGGGCCGCAAGGTGCTGGGACTGGCCGACGTGGTGGTGCTCAACGATCCGATCACGGGGCAGGGCTCCAACAACGCGGCCAAGTGCGCCGACACCTATCTGAAGAGCATCCTCGCGCGCGGCGACGGCGCGGCCGATGCGGCGTGGATGCAGCAGACCTTCGACCGCTACTGGTTCGGCTACGCGCAATGGGTCACGCAGTGGACCAACATGCTGCTCGCGCCGCCGCCAGACCATGTGCTCAAGCTGCTCGGCAGCGCCGGCGCGGTGCCGCCGCTGGCCAGCGCCTTTGCCAACGGCTTCGACGATCCGCGCACCTTCTTCCCGTGGTTTGCGGATCCCGCGGAAGCGGAGCGCTACATCGAAACCTGCGCGGCAGTCGCATAAGCCGGAGCCAGCATGAAGCGACGCGTGGCCATCGTCGGCGCCGGGCAATCCGGCATGCAGCTTGCGCTCGGCCTGCAGCGCGCGGGGCACGAGGTGACGGTTTTCTCGAATCGCACGGCAAGGGAGATCTTCGAGGGGCCGGTGATGTCGAGCCAGTGCATGTTCGAGACTGCGCTGCAGACCGAGCGCGAGCTGGGGCTGGACTGGTGGGCAGGCGAGTGCCCCGTCGTGGAGGGCATCGGCATGGCGGTGCGCAACCCCGAGGGCGGCAAGGCCATCGAATGGAGCGCGAAGCTCGACGGCCCCGCGCAGTCGGTCGACCAGCGGCTCAAGATACCGGCCTGGATGGCCGAGTTCGAGAAGCGCGGCGGCCGGCTGGTGCTGCAGGAGATGGGGCTCGCCGACCTGGAAGCCTGCGCTGCAACGCACGATCTCGTGGTCGTTGCCAGCGGCAAGGGCGAGATCTCGCAACTGTTCGAACGCGACGCGCAGCGCTCGCCATTCGACCAGCCGCAGCGCGCACTGGCGCTCACCTATGTGAGGGGAATGAAGCCCGCTTTGCCGTATGCGCGCGTGTGCTTCAACCTGGTTCCCGGCGTCGGCGAATATTTCGTGTTCCCGGCGCTGACGACGACAGGGCCCTGCGAGATCATGGTGTTCGAGGCCGTGCCGGGCGGCCCGATGGACTGCTGGGCCGACGTGAAGACGCCGCAGGAGCACCTCGCGCGCAGCCAATGGATCCTCGAGACCTTCCTGCCCTGGGAGGCCGAGCGCTGCGCCGACATCGAGCTGACCGACGACAACGGCATCCTCGCAGGCCGCTTCGCGCCGACGGTGCGCAAGCCCGTGGCCACCTTGCCCTCGGGCCGTCAGGTGCTGGGCCTGGCCGACGCGGTGGTGCTCAACGACCCGATCACGGGGCAGGGCGCGAACAACGCGGCCAAGTGCGCCGACATCTACCTGAAGCGTATCCTCGAAAACGGCGATGCACCGTTCGACGCCGCCTGGATGCAGCAGACCTTCGACCGCTACTGGGAAGGCTATGCCCGCTGGGCCACCGACTGGACCCACAGCCTGCTCGCCACGCCGAAGCCGCACATGCAGAAGCTGCTGCAGAGCGCGACCCACATGCCCGCCGTGGCGAGCACCATCGTCAACGGCTTCGACGACCCGCGTGCCTTCGCGCCCTGGTGGTTCGATGCCGTCGAGGCCGACCGCTTCCTGGAAACTCGGGCGCGCGAGGCCGTGGTCGACCGCTTCGACCGGCGCGACTTCCGCAAGGCGCTCGGGCAGTTCAGCACCGGCGTGACTGTCATCACCACCCGCGCCATCGACGGCCGCCGCGTGGGCATGACCGCCAACTCGTTCTCCTCGGTCTCGCTGGACCCGCCGCTGGTGCTGTGGAGCCTCGCGCGGCAGGCGCCGAGCGTGGGCGACTTCA
This genomic window from Variovorax sp. V93 contains:
- a CDS encoding styrene monooxygenase/indole monooxygenase family protein, giving the protein MKRRVAIVGAGQSGMQLALGLQRAGHEVTVFSNRTAREIFEGPVMSSQCMFETALQTERELGLDWWAGECPVVEGIGMAVRNPEGGKAIEWSAKLDGPAQSVDQRLKIPAWMAEFEKRGGRLVLQEMGLADLEACAATHDLVVVASGKGEISQLFERDAQRSPFDQPQRALALTYVRGMKPALPYARVCFNLVPGVGEYFVFPALTTTGPCEIMVFEAVPGGPMDCWADVKTPQEHLARSQWILETFLPWEAERCADIELTDDNGILAGRFAPTVRKPVATLPSGRQVLGLADAVVLNDPITGQGANNAAKCADIYLKRILENGDAPFDAAWMQQTFDRYWEGYARWATDWTHSLLATPKPHMQKLLQSATHMPAVASTIVNGFDDPRAFAPWWFDAVEADRFLETRAREAVVDRFDRRDFRKALGQFSTGVTVITTRAIDGRRVGMTANSFSSVSLDPPLVLWSLARQAPSVGDFTGASHFAINVLAAHQHHLSRQFSTPQADKFGGVDCCEGTAGVPLLNGVIARFVCRNVKQYDGGDHLIFIGEVERYDRFDGEPLVFHSGYYQVTTRHPECVQ
- a CDS encoding styrene monooxygenase/indole monooxygenase family protein, encoding MKRIAIVGAGQSGLQLGLGLLAAGYEVTMFSNRTGEDIRRGKVMSSQCMFHTSLQIERDLGLDLWAHDCPTVDGIGLAVPHPEQKGAKAIDWSARLNSSAQSVDQRVKIPVWMDLFRKRGGELVFKDAGIDELEACTLSHDLTLVASGKGEISKLFERDAHKSSFDKPQRALALTYVKGMKPREPFSAVCFNLIPGVGEYFVFPALTTTGPCEIMVFEGVPGGPMDCWADVKTPQEHLARSKWILETFLPWEAERCASIELTDDNGILAGRFAPTVRKPVATLPSGRKVLGLADVVVLNDPITGQGSNNAAKCADTYLKSILARGDGAADAAWMQQTFDRYWFGYAQWVTQWTNMLLAPPPDHVLKLLGSAGAVPPLASAFANGFDDPRTFFPWFADPAEAERYIETCAAVA